The following are encoded in a window of Lynx canadensis isolate LIC74 chromosome B1, mLynCan4.pri.v2, whole genome shotgun sequence genomic DNA:
- the LOC115512901 gene encoding LOW QUALITY PROTEIN: transmembrane emp24 domain-containing protein 11-like (The sequence of the model RefSeq protein was modified relative to this genomic sequence to represent the inferred CDS: inserted 1 base in 1 codon), with the protein MEDERPLSSALVIEPFQGERYPEMXTLTFIFGLCFSLSTAFYFHAGEREEKCIIEDIPSDTLLTGTFRIQQWDTRRHDFLESAPGLGMFVTVTTYNDEVLLSKLYGPQGTFYFTSHSPGEHIICLESNSTRLVSFGGSKLRIHLEIRVGQHDLDAAAAQAKDKVNEVSFKLERLIEQIEQIVKEQNYQRDREENFRMTSEDTNSNVLWWAFAQTLIFIAIGIFQMKHLKDFFIAKKLV; encoded by the exons ATGGAAGACGAGCGCCCACTGAGCAGCGCACTTGTGATCGAGCCGTTTCAAGGAGAGCGCTACCCAGAGA CGACGTTAACGTTTATTTTCGGTTTGTGCTTTTCACTCTCGACGGCTTTTTATTTCCACGCGGGGGAACGAGAGGAGAAGTGCATAATAGAAGACATTCCCAGTGACACCCTGCTGACAG GGACTTTCAGGATCCAGCAATGGGACACACGCAGACACGACTTCCTGGAGTCGGCTCCGGGTCTGGGAATGTTTGTGACTGTTACAACCTACAATGATGAG GTGTTATTGTCCAAGTTATATGGCCCACAAGGAACATTCTATTTTACTTCACATTCACCTGGCGAACACATCATTTGCTTGGAATCTAACTCTACAAGGCTTGTGTCATTTGGAGGGAGTAAGCTG CGGATTCACTTAGAGATCCGAGTTGGACAACACGACCTTGATGCAGCCGCTGCTCAAGCGAAGGACAAAGTTAATGAAGTTAGCTTCAAGCTGGAACGTCTAATTGAGCAAATTGAGCAAATAGTCAAAGAACAAAACTATCAAAGG GACCGTGAAGAAAATTTTCGAATGACCAGCGAAGATACAAATAGCAATGTGTTATGGTGGGCTTTTGCACAAACATTAATCTTTATCGCAATTGgaattttccaaatgaaacaCCTTAAAGACTTCTTTATAGCTAAGAAACTTGTTTAA